In Montipora capricornis isolate CH-2021 chromosome 4, ASM3666992v2, whole genome shotgun sequence, a single genomic region encodes these proteins:
- the LOC138044825 gene encoding BTB/POZ domain-containing protein 6-like produces MHDLFDSNTLPSNLTERNKRMYNNSLMSDVNFIVKENGTGNVVSIPAHKYVLSIGSPVFFRMFYGDLAEKSDSVEVVDADSESLLELLRFLYSDESKLTACCVLRVMYLAEKYMVTGLLDICANFLINDIDAENVFDLLTQCEHFRDTEKVQQRCWNIVDLQTRQCLASKGFLSTSQGILGALVKRKTLDIDEHELFQAVLTWADAKFNMLDRKPQNIKEVLQDAISQIHVSLPEALAVFDRALECGVPVPDDLHESLTRFNNHDDSPPAKRDRRDQLSRHRQGIKPFRCCRLSMNEAPPLFAPYESTRSFSFITDQPVCIFGVRIISSARKVNNTYAVIIKLQDGNCTCLSVAQATYTVACGGTEGLPGFDIYFNERVLVKSGTKHFIRIYSAIDLDLPQRIGKKDKVNCEGVNFYFPNSTHRQFSELIFHPLAPL; encoded by the coding sequence ATGCATGATTTGTTCGATTCGAACACGCTACCCTCCAATTTGACCGAAAGAAACAAACGAATGTACAACAATTCCCTGATGAGCGATGTAAATTTTATCGTGAAAGAAAATGGAACTGGGAATGTGGTATCGATTCCTGCTCACAAGTATGTATTGTCGATTGGAAGCCCTGTTTTCTTTAGAATGTTTTACGGGGATCTGGCAGAGAAAAGCGATTCAGTGGAAGTTGTGGATGCGGACTCGGAAAGTTTGCTGGAACTTCTAAGGTTTTTGTACTCAGACGAAAGCAAGTTAACGGCTTGTTGTGTTCTTCGAGTAATGTATTTAGCTGAAAAGTACATGGTGACTGGCTTGCTGGATATATGTGCTAACTTCCTAATAAACGATATCGATGCTGAAAATGTTTTCGACTTGTTGACACAGTGCGAGCACTTCCGGGACACAGAGAAAGTGCAACAGCGATGTTGGAATATAGTGGATTTGCAAACCAGACAATGTCTTGCTTCAAAAGGCTTTCTTTCGACTTCTCAAGGAATTTTAGGTGCCTTGGTAAAGCGAAAAACATTGGATATCGATGAACACGAATTATTTCAAGCGGTGTTAACATGGGCAGATGCTAAGTTTAACATGCTGGACCGCAAACCCCAGAATATTAAAGAAGTTCTGCAAGATGCAATTTCGCAAATTCATGTGTCTTTGCCAGAGGCCCTTGCCGTTTTTGATCGAGCTCTGGAATGTGGAGTTCCTGTGCCCGATGATTTGCATGAATCTCTCACGCGATTCAATAATCACGATGACTCTCCGCCTGCTAAGCGTGACCGTCGCGATCAGCTTTCCCGGCATCGCCAAGGGATAAAACCATTTCGCTGCTGTCGATTGTCTATGAACGAAGCACCTCCTCTTTTCGCTCCCTACGAGAGCACTCGCAGTTTTAGTTTTATTACTGACCAACCAGTTTGCATCTTTGGTGTCAGGATCATTTCCAGCGCACGCAAGGTAAACAACACATATGCAGTGATTATAAAGCTGCAAGATGGCAACTGCACTTGTCTGAGTGTTGCGCAAGCTACCTACACTGTGGCATGTGGTGGAACTGAGGGTCTTCCAGGCTTCGATATTTATTTCAATGAACGTGTTCTTGTTAAGTCGGGAACAAAACACTTTATCAGAATCTATTCTGCCATTGATCTCGATTTACCGCAACGCATCGGGAAGAAGGATAAAGTGAACTGTGAGGgggtcaatttttattttcctaatTCTACTCATagacaattttcagaactgaTTTTCCATCCACTCGCTCCTCTTTAG
- the LOC138047198 gene encoding elongation factor Tu-like gives MFSMWLRGIRCQKVLKEATRAVRSLHLISGSNNLLLLQNGRRSAAFQVRNYAAPAKKATFSRSKPHVNIGTVGHVDHGKTTLTAAVTKVLAQEGAANFKSYSDIDNAPEEKARGITINTAHVEYQTANRHYGHVDCPGHADYIKNMITGAAQMDGAILVVAATDGQMPQTREHLLLANQVGVKHLVVYINKADAVDDAEVLELVELEMREVLSQYGYDGENTPIIIGSALCALEDRNPEMGRDSIIKLLEAVDDYIPTPTRDLDKPFLLPIEDVFSISGRGTVVTGRVERGVIKNGDEVEFVGHGEKMKTTVTGIEMFHKLLDRGEAGDNLGALVRGVKREDVRRGMVLCAPGTVKSHTKFEAQVYILKKEEGGRHKPFVTNYQPQMYVRTGDVAATITLPEGKEFIMPGEDATFTMKLMFDIALEQGLRFTLREGSRTVGTGVVTKIIE, from the exons ATGTTTTCTATGTGGTTAAGAGGAATTAGATGCCAGAAAG TTCTGAAAGAAGCCACAAGAGCTGTCAGATCGCTTCATCTAATTTCTGGAAGCAAT AATCTGCTTCTACTACAAAATGGAAGAAGGAGTGCCG CATTTCAAGTTCGGAATTATGCTGCTCCGGCGAAAAAGGCTACTTTTTCTCGAAGCAAGCCTCATGTGAACATCGGAACTGTTGGTCATGTTGATCATGGAAAAACCACTCTCACAGCAGCAGTTACCAAAG TTTTGGCTCAAGAAGGAGCAGCAAACTTTAAATCATACAGTGATATTGACAATGCTCCAGAGGAAAAGGCGCGTGGTATAACAATCAACACTGCACATGTTGAATATCAAACGGCCAACAGGCATTATGGACATGTAGATTGCCCTGGCCATGCTGATTATATcaag aACATGATAACTGGAGCTGCTCAGATGGACGGGGCTATTCTTGTTGTGGCTGCTACTGATGGACAGATGCCGCAGACAAGAGAACATCTTTTGTTAGCCAATCAG GTTGGTGTGAAACATCTTGTTGTGTACATTAACAAGGCCGATGCAGTAGATGATGCAGAAGTTCTGGAATTG GTAGAATTGGAGATGCGTGAGGTGCTGTCCCAGTATGGCTATGACGGAGAAAACACACCCATCATTATAGGGTCTGCTCTTTGTGCCTTGGAAGACAGAAACCCTGAGATGGGGCGTGACTCAATCATTAAGCTTTTGGAAGCTGTGGATGATTACATTCCTACTCCAACCAGAGACCTGGACAAGCCATTTCTTCTCCCCATTGAGGATGTTTTCTCCATATCAGGGCGTGGAACGGTTGTGACCGGAAGAGTTGAAAGGGGGGTAATAAAGAATGGTGATGAAGTTGAATTTGTGGGACATGGAGAAAAGATGAAGACAACTGTTACAG GTATTGAGATGTTTCATAAGCTTCTTGATCGAGGGGAGGCCGGAGATAACCTTGGAGCGCTTGTCAGAGGAGTTAAGCGTGAAGATGTTCGGCGCGGGATGGTTTTGTGTGCTCCTGGAACGGTCAAGTCACACACAAAATTCGAAGCACAG GTTTACATCCTGAAGAAAGAGGAAGGTGGACGGCACAAGCCGTTCGTTACAAACTACCAACCTCAGATGTATGTCAGAACGGGAGATGTAGCAGCCACCATTACCCTCCCTGAGGGAAAGGAATTTATCATGCCTGGGGAGGATGCCACCTTCACCATGAAATTAATGTTTGATATTGCATTAGAGCAAGGTCTCAGGTTTACGCTGAGAGAAGGCAGTCGGACTGTAGGGACAGGGGTGGTGACAAAGATCATTGAGTGA